From a region of the Caldicellulosiruptoraceae bacterium PP1 genome:
- a CDS encoding SpoIIE family protein phosphatase has product MEKVEVLTFKRHQAKQEKVITYEILKKEDYLILFLSFLFGRCNILEFSPLCLSLLASFKKKNYLFYLSALFSIFGVMSTLDKNIIIKYVLSICIITVIFYFFNFNTYYNSIITFGSLFFSSCISCFILQKQSAYLLYCFFEAVIAAGMVFAFEIFQDTLYKRKSIKSEKVFLFIIILSISLFGLENIFDRFFEIKKLLLMLIICIIAYNYGILFSTTLGFITGFIDVIKTSSFVENAVIYSFTALMAGLFKGFGKVGTCIGALFGYLLSTIYISTFPNIKLREIIASCIIFLVFPIEKIKFNMDEVDNMDIQVALKQKMQSISSIIDNIKKNEIESMNLLINKDEAKKMIEDVCSRLCYDCIYSQNCWENDYKTTNQMLKEIREILMKKGKVNFSSNLQIYHNCVRSKEFITILNGFADSFKYSMLIQNNLAQKEKGMFKQIDVIKEILIDAAKLEEENVTVDKGLSSELEIELNRFGYNVKSAQVTFIDSDFYCNIILEESFKTPKKSEIEAIAKTICGYEVEIISEIPNFDGTYEITLIKKPNIWVDYAISSKSKKMVNGDRVCFLQLKDGKFISCISDGMGTGKEASENSFIVIDALKKLTNLGFNKEIALKFINSVLNIRSKEGFASVDIVSIDRYKKRLEIYKMGAMPTFIKRGPNVFIYNSSSLPAGVDFNNTYDYFIEDIEKGDMIFMVSDGVIESLGESGEHKLLDYLRENSFSSTQFATREILNFALETTQKIIDDMTVVSLKIG; this is encoded by the coding sequence ATGGAAAAGGTTGAGGTATTGACCTTTAAAAGACATCAAGCTAAACAAGAAAAGGTGATTACTTATGAGATTTTAAAAAAGGAGGATTACTTAATTTTATTTCTTAGCTTTCTTTTTGGGAGGTGTAATATATTAGAGTTTTCGCCACTTTGTTTATCCTTGTTAGCATCATTTAAAAAGAAAAACTACCTATTTTACCTATCAGCCTTATTTTCAATATTTGGTGTAATGTCAACTCTTGATAAGAATATAATAATAAAGTATGTTTTATCAATCTGTATTATTACAGTTATATTTTATTTTTTCAATTTTAATACATATTATAATTCTATTATTACATTTGGAAGTCTATTTTTTAGCTCTTGCATTTCTTGTTTTATACTACAAAAACAAAGTGCATATCTTTTATATTGCTTCTTTGAAGCAGTTATTGCAGCTGGAATGGTTTTTGCATTTGAGATATTTCAAGATACTTTGTATAAAAGGAAAAGCATAAAAAGTGAAAAGGTGTTTTTATTTATCATTATATTATCAATTTCTTTGTTTGGTTTAGAGAATATCTTTGATAGATTTTTTGAGATAAAAAAATTGTTGCTTATGCTGATTATCTGTATAATTGCATACAATTATGGAATTCTTTTTTCTACAACACTTGGATTTATAACAGGCTTTATTGATGTAATAAAGACGTCCTCATTTGTTGAAAATGCAGTTATCTATTCATTTACAGCACTTATGGCAGGGCTTTTTAAAGGCTTTGGCAAGGTTGGAACTTGTATTGGTGCTTTATTTGGATATCTTTTATCAACTATATATATATCAACATTTCCAAACATAAAACTAAGAGAAATAATTGCTTCTTGTATTATATTTTTAGTGTTTCCCATCGAAAAAATAAAATTTAATATGGACGAGGTGGATAATATGGATATACAGGTAGCTTTAAAACAAAAAATGCAAAGCATTAGTTCAATTATAGATAATATAAAGAAAAATGAAATTGAATCAATGAATCTTTTAATAAACAAAGATGAGGCTAAAAAGATGATAGAAGATGTATGCTCCAGGCTTTGTTATGACTGCATTTATTCTCAGAACTGCTGGGAGAATGATTATAAAACTACCAATCAAATGCTAAAAGAGATTAGAGAAATATTAATGAAAAAAGGGAAAGTAAATTTCAGCAGCAATCTTCAAATCTATCATAACTGTGTCAGAAGTAAGGAGTTTATTACAATATTGAATGGTTTTGCTGACAGTTTTAAGTATTCTATGCTTATTCAAAACAATTTAGCACAAAAAGAGAAAGGCATGTTTAAACAAATTGATGTGATTAAAGAAATCTTAATTGATGCAGCAAAATTAGAAGAAGAAAATGTTACTGTTGATAAAGGGCTATCAAGTGAGTTAGAAATAGAATTAAATAGATTTGGATACAATGTAAAATCAGCACAGGTTACCTTTATAGATTCAGACTTTTACTGCAACATAATATTAGAAGAAAGTTTTAAAACACCCAAAAAAAGCGAGATTGAAGCAATAGCAAAAACAATATGTGGCTATGAGGTTGAAATAATATCTGAGATACCTAATTTTGATGGAACATATGAAATAACACTTATTAAAAAACCTAATATATGGGTGGATTATGCTATAAGCTCAAAAAGTAAAAAAATGGTAAATGGAGATAGAGTTTGCTTTTTGCAGCTTAAAGATGGTAAATTTATAAGTTGTATTTCAGATGGAATGGGAACAGGGAAAGAGGCTTCTGAAAATAGCTTTATTGTTATAGATGCTTTAAAAAAGCTAACAAATTTAGGATTTAATAAAGAAATTGCTCTTAAATTTATTAATTCAGTACTAAATATTCGTTCAAAAGAAGGCTTTGCCTCTGTAGATATTGTTTCTATAGATAGGTACAAAAAAAGACTTGAGATATATAAAATGGGGGCTATGCCGACATTCATAAAAAGAGGGCCAAATGTATTTATATATAACTCATCTTCGCTTCCTGCTGGTGTTGATTTTAATAATACATATGATTATTTTATTGAAGATATTGAAAAAGGTGATATGATTTTTATGGTTTCAGATGGTGTAATTGAATCTTTAGGTGAAAGTGGTGAACATAAGCTACTTGACTATCTAAGAGAAAATAGTTTTTCATCAACACAATTTGCAACTCGTGAGATACTAAACTTTGCATTAGAAACTACACAAAAAATTATTGATGATATGACAGTTGTATCTTTGAAAATAGGTTGA
- a CDS encoding HD domain-containing protein: MSNHRSDEKVFRDIVHNFIYVTDKPILDLINTKEMQRLRRIKQLGTSYLTYHSAEHTRFTHSLGTYEIMRKVLSIFQRNGLLNIDEDERLLYLCSALLHDIGHGPFSHAIEKVIDRNHEEWTKEIIEGDTEINKVLRGVDANFPKYISDIISKVSSKKLIINLISSQLDVDRMDYLLRDSIVAGVSYGHFDLERLLRVLIPYNDIVVVKESGLHCVEQYLLARYYMYWQVYFHPTTRSAEIILKKIFERAIFLYKNDEIKDYFLPKPIKSLLKNDLSLEEFLKLDEIMVLYCFKEWTNSKDEILSDLCNRFINRRLFEYIDCKESVLKEPMLFFEIQECLKELYDKKGIKLEYYFDIDRPRDVSYDYYRPGEKEEKVAINIYSGTKIVELSRKSKPVSALAGEELIQHRIYYVSDMIGKDDSKLKEILNKISGVK; encoded by the coding sequence ATGTCAAATCATCGAAGTGATGAAAAGGTATTTAGGGATATTGTTCATAATTTTATATATGTAACTGATAAGCCAATATTAGACTTAATCAATACAAAAGAAATGCAAAGATTAAGAAGAATAAAACAACTTGGTACATCATATCTTACATATCATAGTGCTGAACATACAAGGTTTACGCACTCTTTGGGTACTTATGAGATTATGAGAAAAGTTTTATCAATATTTCAAAGAAATGGTCTTTTAAATATTGACGAGGATGAGCGATTATTATATTTGTGTTCAGCTCTTCTTCATGATATAGGACATGGTCCATTTTCTCATGCTATTGAAAAAGTCATAGATAGGAATCATGAAGAATGGACAAAAGAAATAATTGAAGGGGACACTGAGATTAATAAAGTTCTTAGAGGAGTTGATGCTAATTTTCCAAAATATATTTCTGATATTATTTCAAAAGTGTCTTCAAAAAAATTAATAATTAATCTAATTTCTAGTCAGCTTGATGTTGATCGTATGGATTATTTGTTACGAGATAGTATAGTTGCTGGAGTTAGTTATGGACATTTTGATTTAGAAAGATTATTACGAGTTTTAATACCTTATAATGATATAGTAGTTGTAAAAGAGAGTGGACTACATTGTGTTGAACAATATCTTTTAGCCCGATATTATATGTATTGGCAAGTTTATTTTCATCCTACCACTAGAAGTGCTGAAATTATTCTAAAAAAAATTTTTGAAAGAGCGATCTTTCTTTATAAAAATGATGAGATAAAGGATTATTTTTTACCAAAGCCAATAAAAAGTTTATTAAAAAATGATTTATCTTTAGAAGAATTTTTAAAATTAGACGAAATAATGGTACTATATTGTTTTAAAGAATGGACTAATTCAAAAGATGAAATATTATCTGATTTATGCAATAGATTTATTAATAGAAGATTATTTGAATATATTGATTGCAAAGAATCTGTTTTAAAAGAACCAATGTTATTTTTTGAAATTCAAGAATGCTTAAAGGAATTATATGATAAAAAAGGTATTAAACTTGAATATTATTTTGATATAGATAGACCCAGAGATGTTTCATATGACTATTATAGACCAGGTGAAAAAGAAGAAAAAGTGGCTATAAATATATATTCTGGTACTAAAATAGTTGAATTATCAAGAAAGTCAAAACCTGTAAGTGCATTAGCTGGAGAAGAGCTTATTCAACATAGGATATATTATGTTAGTGATATGATTGGTAAAGATGATAGCAAATTAAAAGAGATTTTGAATAAAATAAGTGGGGTGAAATAG
- the spoIID gene encoding stage II sporulation protein D: MRKKRRLKKDFLIITFSIIFLFILIIFKNNISNNKNQQGSTTKPINDKKIYVKVLINNKEVKKMDIEDYIIGVVAAEMPAEFPIEALKAQAVAARTYAVRKIIKKQEHAIKGVYLCDSFEHCQAYITIDEMKKRWGNGFEKYYEKIKKAVLDTKGLVMVYNGEVINSLFHAASGGETEDAKEVFGEDIPYLKSTQSLGEESCPKYSSNIKISKTQFINKLKSNFPNINIRYNTLQDQVKVIERTSTGRVKNIKIGNEIISGNQFREIFTLNSTEFWISFEKNNVIISTKGFGHGVGMSQWGARYYATQGLNYKDILKHYYSNISFGKIK; the protein is encoded by the coding sequence TTGAGAAAAAAAAGAAGGCTCAAGAAAGACTTTCTGATAATTACTTTCTCAATAATATTTCTTTTTATATTAATAATTTTTAAAAATAATATTTCAAATAACAAAAATCAACAAGGGTCTACTACAAAACCAATAAACGACAAAAAAATATATGTTAAGGTTTTAATTAATAATAAAGAGGTTAAAAAAATGGACATTGAGGATTACATAATAGGAGTTGTAGCAGCAGAGATGCCAGCCGAGTTTCCTATTGAGGCACTTAAAGCTCAAGCTGTCGCAGCAAGAACTTATGCAGTAAGAAAGATAATAAAAAAGCAAGAACATGCTATAAAAGGTGTATATTTATGTGATAGTTTTGAACACTGTCAGGCATATATAACAATTGATGAAATGAAAAAAAGATGGGGTAATGGTTTTGAAAAATATTATGAAAAAATAAAAAAGGCTGTGTTAGATACAAAAGGGTTGGTTATGGTTTATAATGGCGAAGTTATTAACTCACTCTTTCATGCAGCATCAGGAGGAGAAACAGAAGACGCTAAAGAGGTTTTTGGAGAAGATATTCCTTATCTAAAAAGCACACAAAGCTTAGGTGAAGAAAGTTGCCCTAAATATTCATCTAACATAAAAATTAGCAAAACACAGTTTATAAACAAGCTCAAAAGCAATTTTCCAAATATAAACATAAGGTATAACACACTACAAGACCAAGTTAAAGTAATAGAAAGAACATCAACAGGCAGAGTTAAGAATATAAAAATTGGAAATGAGATTATTTCAGGTAATCAATTTAGAGAGATATTTACACTAAACTCTACTGAATTTTGGATAAGCTTTGAAAAAAATAATGTAATTATATCAACAAAAGGCTTTGGGCATGGTGTTGGAATGAGCCAATGGGGTGCAAGATACTATGCAACACAAGGACTAAACTATAAAGATATCCTAAAGCACTATTATTCAAATATTAGTTTTGGTAAAATAAAGTAA
- a CDS encoding YwgA family protein gives MILMDYFKLAKVFSCCNSFDSRKKVQKIIYILKEMGYPFNEKFDFHFYGPYSQELALEIETLSYMGILKETKEENQGWNQYSYQITDNGKKWAEKCQDNELNGIEDIVRTLNNKTARELELIATILYFKNLSKEEIIHKIYELKSDKNYSENEIKNAFNFIKEKLFINSWGRQS, from the coding sequence ATGATTCTTATGGATTATTTTAAACTTGCTAAAGTTTTTTCTTGTTGCAATTCTTTTGATAGTAGAAAGAAGGTCCAAAAAATTATATACATTTTAAAAGAAATGGGCTATCCGTTCAATGAAAAATTTGATTTTCATTTTTATGGTCCTTATTCTCAAGAACTTGCTTTAGAGATTGAAACTTTAAGTTATATGGGCATACTAAAAGAAACAAAGGAAGAAAATCAAGGATGGAATCAGTATTCTTATCAAATTACAGATAATGGGAAGAAATGGGCGGAAAAATGTCAAGATAATGAATTGAATGGCATTGAAGATATTGTTAGAACTTTAAATAACAAAACTGCAAGAGAGTTAGAACTAATTGCTACTATATTATATTTTAAGAATTTATCAAAAGAAGAAATTATTCATAAGATATATGAATTAAAATCTGATAAAAATTACTCTGAAAATGAGATTAAAAATGCTTTTAATTTTATAAAAGAAAAGCTCTTTATCAACAGTTGGGGTAGGCAAAGTTAA
- a CDS encoding DEAD/DEAH box helicase — translation MNNNNNFFIEVSENKKNDKLFSFISEIKNRLVTEIYLIEKPLPSPYSQREYSNENSYMILIPGKKIIFVDCLDNDNDIEDYKDEILDDISEMAGVLGFKNLIGRPKNWEQNGLIATFQLKKLLEYAQGKNYDEFLIEIDFRDNIEAKRKSQIIVSLLIGVANNPNIITKLVPLSVLEKVKQRIVLFDLDQTRFIYYEPNKKVIKVQGLSGTGKTELLFHKIKNLYLSSDNIKIALTCHNKVLANTLKERLINFFNLAKVTKQIKQEDLFVARAWGTETNPFSGLYSYITHFYGIPFYPFYQFESFDLTCKRAIEDLKNFGVEEYAFDYIFIDEGQDFSDSFIELCKLVTKEKVFVVGDIFQDIFKKEDINTIVEADFVLKRCYRTDPKTLMFAHALGMGLFEEKKLNWLEDKEWEFCGYTVERKNEEVILRREPIKRFDDEELDNIKDSVKICCDSKDLIEDIISIIKDCRKQYSDIEPGDICVIFLDNDKDIYDMMSKLEGKIYSEFGWESNRAYISKKNKKDAVFLSNINNAKGLEFSFSICVTKEIKDDLRYRNSLYTMLSRSFLKSFLITKDSEEKLKTILGGLKKVMEEYCIVTKEPTTEEKEEIKRLQIHAKKSPDEIFEEVCDEFHIENEERKAIKKLIIKRKGSLPSNKSELREIIAKLEDIWD, via the coding sequence ATGAATAATAACAATAATTTTTTCATTGAAGTTTCTGAAAACAAAAAGAATGATAAATTATTTTCTTTTATTTCGGAAATAAAAAATAGGCTTGTAACAGAAATCTACCTTATTGAAAAACCACTTCCCTCTCCATATTCACAAAGGGAATATAGTAATGAAAACTCATATATGATATTGATTCCTGGAAAAAAGATTATTTTCGTTGATTGTTTAGATAATGACAATGATATTGAAGATTATAAAGATGAAATTTTAGATGATATTAGTGAAATGGCGGGTGTGCTTGGATTTAAGAATCTTATTGGAAGACCCAAAAATTGGGAACAGAATGGATTAATAGCGACATTTCAATTAAAAAAATTGTTAGAATATGCACAAGGGAAAAATTATGACGAATTTTTAATTGAAATTGATTTTAGAGATAATATAGAAGCTAAAAGAAAATCTCAAATTATAGTTTCGCTTCTTATAGGAGTAGCTAATAATCCAAATATCATAACCAAATTAGTTCCACTATCTGTATTAGAGAAAGTTAAACAAAGGATAGTCTTATTTGATTTAGACCAGACAAGATTTATCTATTACGAACCAAATAAAAAAGTTATAAAAGTTCAAGGTTTATCAGGAACCGGTAAAACAGAGTTGTTGTTTCACAAAATAAAAAATTTATATTTGTCGAGTGATAATATTAAAATCGCATTAACTTGTCATAACAAAGTTTTGGCAAATACTTTAAAAGAAAGATTAATAAATTTTTTTAATTTGGCAAAAGTTACGAAGCAAATCAAACAAGAAGATTTGTTTGTTGCCCGTGCATGGGGTACAGAGACAAATCCTTTTTCTGGTTTATATAGTTATATAACGCATTTTTATGGGATTCCATTTTATCCTTTTTACCAGTTTGAAAGTTTTGATTTAACATGCAAAAGGGCAATTGAAGATTTAAAGAATTTTGGGGTTGAAGAGTACGCTTTTGATTATATTTTCATAGATGAAGGACAGGACTTTTCTGATAGTTTTATTGAGTTATGTAAATTAGTAACTAAAGAGAAAGTATTTGTTGTAGGTGATATTTTTCAGGATATTTTCAAAAAAGAAGACATCAATACAATAGTTGAAGCAGATTTTGTTTTAAAAAGGTGTTATAGAACTGATCCGAAAACCTTGATGTTTGCTCATGCTTTGGGTATGGGACTGTTTGAAGAAAAGAAACTAAACTGGTTAGAAGATAAAGAATGGGAGTTTTGTGGCTATACAGTTGAGAGAAAAAATGAGGAAGTAATTTTGAGAAGAGAGCCAATAAAAAGATTTGATGATGAGGAGCTTGATAATATTAAAGACAGTGTTAAAATTTGCTGTGATAGCAAAGATTTGATTGAGGATATTATTAGCATAATAAAAGATTGCAGAAAACAATATTCTGATATAGAACCAGGGGACATTTGTGTTATATTTTTAGATAATGATAAAGACATATATGATATGATGTCAAAATTAGAAGGTAAAATTTATAGTGAGTTTGGATGGGAAAGCAATAGAGCGTATATTTCTAAAAAGAATAAAAAAGATGCTGTTTTTTTAAGTAATATAAATAATGCAAAAGGACTTGAATTTAGTTTTTCTATATGTGTAACAAAAGAAATAAAAGATGATTTAAGGTATAGGAACAGTTTATATACTATGTTGTCTCGATCTTTTTTAAAGTCTTTTTTAATAACAAAGGATAGCGAAGAAAAATTAAAAACCATTTTGGGCGGTTTAAAAAAAGTAATGGAAGAATATTGTATAGTGACCAAAGAGCCAACCACAGAGGAAAAAGAAGAGATTAAGAGATTGCAAATCCATGCTAAAAAATCGCCTGATGAAATATTTGAAGAAGTTTGTGATGAATTTCACATTGAAAATGAAGAAAGGAAGGCAATAAAAAAGCTTATAATTAAGCGTAAAGGCAGTCTTCCATCAAATAAATCTGAACTTAGAGAAATAATTGCTAAACTTGAAGATATATGGGATTAA